A window from Argopecten irradians isolate NY chromosome 3, Ai_NY, whole genome shotgun sequence encodes these proteins:
- the LOC138319753 gene encoding keratin-associated protein 10-5-like — protein sequence MTDNLAAVRGLTTWPALRIVDSGRDTHYNRTDGQLGQLYPVNEIKRKIDIKDVVCEGTKVTDSVCPPYCPKGTKVTDSVCPPRCPKGTKVTDSVCPPRCPKGIKVTDSVCPPRCPKGTKVNDSVCPPRCPKGIKVTDSVCPPRCPKGTKVTNSVCPPRCPKGTKVTDSVCPPRCPKGTKVTDSVCPPRCPKGTKVTDSVCPPRCPKGTKVTDSVWPPRCPKGTKVTDSVCPPRCPKGTKVTDSVCPPRCPKGIRVTDSVCPPRCPKGIKVTDSVWPPRCPKGIKVTDSVCPPRCPKGIKVTDSVCPPRCPKGIKVTDSVCPPRCPKGIKVTDSVCPPRCPKGIKVTDSVCPPRCPKGIKVTDSVCPPRCPKGIKVTDSVCPPRCPNGIKVTDSVCPPRCPSVALFKSLTRYLRKNH from the exons ATGACGGACAACCTGGCTGCTGTAAGAGGACTGACAACTTGGCCAGCGTTACGAATAGTAGATAGTGGACGTGATACGCACTATAACAGGACGGACGGACAACTCGGCCAGCTCTATCCAGTGAACGAGATAAAGAGGAAGATTGATATAAAA GACGTTGTTTGTGAGGGCACCAAGGTTACCGATTCTGTATGTCCTCCATACTGTCCTAAGGGCACCAAGGTTACCGATTCTGTATGTCCACCACGCTGTCCTAAGGGCACCAAAGTTACCGATTCTGTATGTCCTCCACGCTGTCCTAAGGGCATCAAGGTTACCGATTCTGTATGTCCTCCACGCTGTCCTAAGGGTACCAAGGTTAACGATTCTGTATGTCCTCCACGCTGTCCTAAGGGCATCAAGGTTACCGATTCTGTATGTCCTCCACGCTGTCCTAAGGGCACCAAGGTTACCAATTCTGTATGTCCTCCACGCTGTCCTAAGGGCACCAAGGTTACCGATTCTGTATGTCCTCCACGCTGTCCTAAGGGCACCAAGGTTACCGATTCTGTATGTCCTCCACGCTGTCCTAAGGGCACGAAGGTTACCGATTCTGTATGTCCTCCACGCTGTCCTAAGGGCACCAAGGTTACCGATTCTGTATGGCCACCACGCTGTCCTAAGGGCACCAAGGTTACCGATTCTGTATGTCCACCACGCTGTCCTAAGGGCACCAAGGTTACCGATTCTGTATGTCCTCCACGCTGTCCTAAGGGCATCAGGGTTACCGATTCTGTATGTCCTCCACGCTGTCCTAAGGGCATCAAGGTTACCGATTCTGTATGGCCACCACGCTGTCCTAAGGGCATCAAGGTTACCGATTCTGTATGTCCTCCACGCTGTCCTAAGGGCATCAAGGTTACCGATTCTGTATGTCCTCCACGCTGTCCTAAGGGCATCAAGGTTACCGATTCTGTATGTCCTCCACGCTGTCCTAAGGGCATCAAGGTTACCGATTCTGTATGTCCTCCACGCTGTCCTAAGGGCATCAAGGTTACCGATTCTGTATGTCCTCCACGCTGTCCTAAGGGCATCAAGGTTACCGATTCTGTATGTCCTCCACGCTGTCCTAAGGGCATCAAGGTTACCGATTCTGTATGTCCTCCACGCTGTCCTAATGGCATCAAGGTTACCGATTCTGTATGTCCTCCACGCTGTCCTAGTGTTGCTCTATTTAAATCCTTAACCCGTTATCTCAGGAAGAATCATTGA